One Defluviimonas sp. SAOS-178_SWC DNA window includes the following coding sequences:
- the rlmH gene encoding 23S rRNA (pseudouridine(1915)-N(3))-methyltransferase RlmH: MRLHICAVGRLRAGPELTLIDDYLKRFDRTGRALSLGPVSVHEVEDKKGGGMEAEADLLGRAVPSGAFLVALDERGRQMTSPDFASTIARTRDGGRQDMAFLIGGADGLAPGLRGRADMLLSFGPMVWPHMLVRVMLAEQLYRAASILAGAPYHRA; encoded by the coding sequence ATGCGGCTGCATATCTGCGCGGTCGGGCGCCTGCGCGCGGGGCCCGAACTCACGCTGATCGACGACTATCTCAAACGGTTCGACCGGACGGGCCGGGCGCTGAGCCTCGGCCCGGTTTCCGTTCACGAGGTCGAGGACAAGAAGGGCGGCGGCATGGAGGCCGAGGCCGATCTTCTCGGCCGCGCCGTGCCGTCCGGTGCTTTCCTCGTGGCGCTCGACGAGCGCGGGCGGCAGATGACCTCGCCAGATTTCGCCAGCACGATTGCCCGAACCCGCGACGGCGGGCGGCAGGACATGGCCTTCCTGATCGGCGGGGCGGACGGGCTGGCGCCCGGCCTTCGCGGCCGCGCCGACATGCTTCTGTCCTTCGGCCCGATGGTCTGGCCGCACATGCTCGTCCGGGTGATGCTGGCCGAACAGCTCTACCGCGCCGCCTCCATCCTTGCCGGTGCGCCGTATCACCGGGCATGA
- a CDS encoding NUDIX hydrolase, which produces MTTEPAFVGAKIALIGEGRVLTHLRDDLPELPFAGCWDFPGGGREGGETAAECALRELREEYGLILPEERLIWRRDYASHHVPGGRAVFFGGRIAPEEISRIVFGDEGQYWEMMPIPDFLNHARAVPYLQARLSDFLA; this is translated from the coding sequence ATGACAACTGAACCGGCCTTCGTCGGTGCGAAGATCGCGCTGATCGGAGAGGGTCGGGTCCTCACCCATCTGCGCGACGACCTGCCGGAGCTTCCCTTCGCCGGCTGCTGGGACTTCCCCGGCGGCGGGCGCGAGGGCGGGGAGACGGCGGCGGAGTGTGCGTTACGGGAGTTGCGCGAGGAATACGGTCTGATCCTGCCGGAAGAACGGCTGATCTGGCGGCGCGACTATGCCTCGCACCACGTGCCGGGTGGCCGCGCGGTCTTCTTCGGCGGCCGCATCGCGCCCGAGGAGATCAGCCGGATCGTCTTCGGCGATGAGGGGCAGTATTGGGAAATGATGCCCATTCCCGATTTCCTGAACCATGCGCGCGCCGTACCCTATCTTCAGGCACGGCTTTCGGATTTTCTGGCGTAA
- a CDS encoding RNA pyrophosphohydrolase has translation MTPDEAARLPYRPCVGVMLINDAGLIFAGQRKDNPYPAWQMPQGGIDKDEKPRRAALRELWEETGVTEDLVEFVAKAPDWVLYDLPPELLGQVWGGKYRGQKQRWFLYRFRGTDDQIDIETEHPEFSEWRWVTAAEMLDAIVPFKRAVYEEVVAAFREHLA, from the coding sequence ATGACCCCGGACGAGGCCGCCCGGCTGCCCTACCGGCCCTGCGTCGGCGTCATGCTGATCAATGACGCCGGCCTGATCTTCGCGGGACAGCGCAAGGACAATCCCTACCCGGCCTGGCAGATGCCGCAAGGCGGGATCGACAAGGACGAAAAGCCGCGCAGGGCGGCGCTGCGCGAACTTTGGGAAGAGACCGGGGTGACGGAGGACCTTGTCGAATTCGTCGCCAAGGCGCCGGACTGGGTGCTCTACGACCTGCCGCCCGAGCTTCTGGGGCAGGTCTGGGGCGGCAAATACCGGGGCCAGAAGCAGCGATGGTTCCTCTATCGGTTCAGGGGCACGGACGATCAGATCGACATCGAGACGGAGCATCCGGAATTCTCCGAATGGCGTTGGGTGACGGCGGCCGAGATGCTCGACGCCATCGTCCCCTTCAAGCGCGCCGTCTACGAAGAGGTCGTGGCGGCATTCCGGGAGCACTTGGCGTAA
- the rsfS gene encoding ribosome silencing factor, protein MTATPTEVQSDVLLARILASLDDDKAEDVVTIDLRGRSSVADYMVVCSGRSSRQVGAIAEKLMERLKQEFGRTCRVEGKEQGDWVLIDASDVVVHVFRPEVREFYQLEKMWMPAGAGLSARQN, encoded by the coding sequence ATGACGGCGACGCCCACCGAGGTCCAGAGCGACGTGCTGCTCGCGCGGATCCTCGCCTCTCTCGATGACGACAAGGCCGAAGACGTGGTGACGATCGATCTCCGCGGCCGGTCCTCTGTCGCCGATTACATGGTGGTCTGCTCGGGCCGCTCCTCGCGCCAGGTCGGCGCCATCGCCGAAAAGCTGATGGAGCGGCTGAAGCAGGAATTCGGCCGGACCTGCCGTGTCGAAGGCAAGGAGCAGGGCGACTGGGTCCTGATCGACGCCTCCGACGTGGTAGTTCACGTCTTCCGCCCCGAAGTGCGGGAGTTCTACCAGCTTGAGAAGATGTGGATGCCCGCCGGGGCCGGACTGAGCGCCCGGCAGAACTGA
- a CDS encoding murein hydrolase activator EnvC family protein produces MRRAAFLLLLALGLAAPVRAADPAVPAAEAAATELRAAIEALNSAEGSRNRVAALTRTIQAYEAGLGSLRDALRRASVREAEIGASFEARRERIGQILGVMAAMERDPAPLLLLHPEGPMGTARSGMILASVTPALQQEAEALKAQLEELKRLRALQSDVTATLQKGLVAAQSARTALSQAVQDRTDLPERFLEDPEELTILVNSADSLDTFAAGLASMETDIGAPMDDFEGARGTLPLPVRGTLLRRAGEADAAGIRRPGILIATRPAALVTMPWPATIRYRGPLLDYGNVMIVEPASGYLLVLAGLGAVYGNTGDVIEAGAPVGLMGGAATENLSFPADGQEGGGADRTETLYIELRQGKEPVDPAPWFTETRED; encoded by the coding sequence ATGAGACGGGCGGCCTTCCTTCTTCTTCTGGCGCTCGGCCTTGCAGCGCCGGTACGGGCCGCCGACCCGGCCGTTCCGGCGGCCGAAGCGGCGGCAACGGAGTTGCGCGCGGCAATCGAGGCGCTGAACAGCGCGGAAGGTTCCCGAAACCGCGTCGCGGCGCTCACGCGCACGATCCAGGCCTATGAGGCCGGCCTCGGTTCCCTCCGTGACGCGCTTCGCCGCGCCTCGGTGCGCGAGGCCGAGATCGGCGCATCCTTCGAGGCGCGGCGGGAGCGGATTGGCCAGATTCTGGGCGTCATGGCAGCGATGGAACGCGACCCGGCGCCCTTGCTGCTGCTGCATCCGGAAGGGCCAATGGGCACGGCGCGGTCAGGCATGATCCTCGCCTCCGTCACCCCCGCACTTCAGCAAGAGGCCGAAGCGCTCAAGGCGCAACTTGAAGAGTTGAAACGCCTCCGCGCACTGCAATCCGACGTGACGGCGACCCTGCAAAAGGGGCTCGTGGCCGCGCAATCGGCGCGCACCGCGCTCAGCCAGGCGGTGCAGGACCGCACCGATCTGCCCGAACGCTTCCTCGAAGATCCCGAGGAACTGACCATCCTCGTCAACAGCGCCGACAGCCTGGACACGTTCGCGGCCGGGCTCGCCTCGATGGAAACCGATATCGGTGCGCCGATGGACGATTTCGAGGGCGCCAGGGGCACGCTGCCGCTGCCGGTCCGCGGTACGCTCCTGCGCAGAGCGGGTGAGGCAGACGCCGCCGGCATCCGCCGCCCCGGCATCCTCATCGCAACCAGACCTGCGGCGCTAGTGACCATGCCCTGGCCCGCGACGATCCGCTACAGGGGCCCGCTTCTCGACTACGGAAATGTGATGATCGTGGAGCCGGCTTCCGGCTATCTTCTGGTCCTTGCCGGCCTCGGTGCCGTCTATGGCAACACCGGCGACGTCATCGAGGCCGGGGCGCCCGTCGGGCTGATGGGTGGCGCGGCGACGGAAAACCTCTCATTTCCCGCCGACGGCCAAGAAGGCGGTGGCGCAGACCGGACGGAAACGCTTTATATAGAACTGAGACAGGGCAAGGAGCCCGTGGACCCGGCCCCGTGGTTCACAGAGACAAGGGAAGACTGA
- a CDS encoding mechanosensitive ion channel family protein: METELESLLSSFATVWDTIRLNLRLLLLPRQLEQVTVILACVALAWFVTRRLEPRFDTWMRGLSGRPKWQLRWLVVLRNRLQLGLFALFAWSATGIYAAIYAFPSRRYLIVLAATIAAAWFFIRVAAQIVKNRFLRQVVSWGLTIYATLYYAGLLDEVAAFLDGIAIEFGDFRLTLLAILKAVLVTGLLFAGARLLSRGAAQRIGANEDISPSMRVLTVKFLQIALYSAAFFIGLKAVGFDLTGLAVLSGAIGVGLGFGLQKVVSNLVSGVIILLDKSIKPGDVISLGDTFGWIEALGARYVSVVTRDGKEFLIPNEDLITGQVVNWSHSNQYVRIDLFFGTAYSDDPHLVRKVAIEAAYSVGRVLKSHPAVCHITGFGDSSVDYILRFWITDPAEGLTNVKGNVYLALWDAFKEHGISIPFPQREVKVLPGSVLATSGSDRRGQ, encoded by the coding sequence ATGGAAACGGAACTTGAAAGCCTCCTGTCCTCGTTCGCCACGGTCTGGGACACGATCCGGCTCAACCTCCGGCTCCTTCTCCTGCCGCGGCAGCTCGAACAGGTCACGGTCATCCTCGCCTGCGTCGCGCTCGCGTGGTTTGTCACAAGGCGGCTGGAGCCCCGGTTCGACACCTGGATGCGGGGTCTCTCGGGGCGTCCGAAATGGCAACTCCGCTGGCTCGTCGTGCTGCGCAACCGGCTTCAGCTTGGCCTTTTCGCGCTGTTCGCCTGGTCCGCGACCGGCATCTATGCCGCGATCTACGCCTTTCCGTCCCGCCGCTACCTGATCGTCCTGGCCGCCACGATCGCCGCCGCCTGGTTCTTCATCCGGGTCGCCGCCCAGATCGTCAAGAACCGCTTCCTCCGGCAGGTCGTGAGCTGGGGGCTCACCATCTACGCGACGCTCTACTACGCCGGGCTCCTCGACGAGGTGGCGGCCTTCCTCGACGGGATCGCGATCGAATTCGGCGACTTCCGCCTGACGCTTCTCGCGATCCTCAAGGCGGTTCTTGTCACGGGGCTCCTTTTCGCAGGGGCGCGGCTCCTGTCGCGCGGCGCGGCCCAGCGCATCGGGGCGAACGAGGATATCAGCCCCTCGATGCGGGTTCTGACGGTCAAATTCCTGCAGATCGCGCTCTATTCCGCGGCCTTCTTCATCGGCTTGAAGGCGGTGGGCTTCGACCTCACCGGCCTCGCGGTCCTGTCGGGCGCGATCGGCGTCGGCCTTGGCTTCGGCCTGCAGAAGGTCGTGTCGAACCTCGTTTCCGGCGTCATCATCCTCCTCGACAAGTCGATCAAGCCGGGTGACGTGATCTCGCTCGGCGACACGTTCGGCTGGATCGAGGCGCTCGGCGCGCGCTATGTCTCTGTCGTCACCCGCGACGGCAAGGAATTCCTGATCCCGAACGAGGACCTGATCACCGGCCAGGTGGTGAACTGGTCGCATTCGAACCAGTATGTGCGGATCGACCTTTTCTTCGGCACCGCCTATTCCGATGATCCGCACCTCGTGCGCAAGGTCGCGATCGAAGCCGCCTATTCGGTTGGCCGGGTGCTGAAATCCCATCCTGCCGTCTGCCATATCACCGGCTTCGGGGACAGTTCGGTCGACTATATCCTGCGCTTCTGGATCACCGATCCGGCGGAGGGGCTCACCAACGTCAAGGGCAACGTCTATCTCGCGCTTTGGGATGCGTTCAAGGAGCACGGAATCTCGATCCCCTTCCCGCAGCGCGAGGTCAAGGTGCTGCCCGGTTCGGTGCTGGCGACCTCAGGATCGGATCGGCGGGGACAGTAA
- the gpmI gene encoding 2,3-bisphosphoglycerate-independent phosphoglycerate mutase — protein MTAPRLVVLCILDGWGLRAETTGNAVALATKPTFDRIMATCPHAQLVTHGPDVGLPSGQMGNSEVGHTNIGAGRIVAMDLGQIDLAIEDRSFFSNAAITAFIHTLKADGGTAHLMGVISDGGVHGHIDHVLAACDVVTKAGVPVALHAVTDGRDVPPQSADRFAADLMKRLPKGATVATVTGRYFAMDRDNRWERVSRAYAAMVRGDGVPSASATDAVAEAYARGETDEFIQPTVIGDYKGAKGGDGFFCLNFRADRAREILLAVGEDEFEGFDRGARPHWAALLGMVDYSKTHDAFMAAAYPKRPVVNTLGAWVASHGLTQFRLAETEKYPHVTFFLNGGKEAPEVGEDRYMAPSPKVATYDLKPEMSAREVTDHFVAAIEKGYDLIVTNYANPDMVGHTGVLEAGIAAVEEVDRGLARVVAALEKAGGAMIVTADHGNCETMIDPETGGPHTAHTTNPVPVILVGGPEGATLRNGRLADLAPTLLDLMGLPLPPEMTGRSLIGRV, from the coding sequence ATGACTGCCCCGCGCCTCGTTGTCCTTTGCATTCTTGACGGCTGGGGGCTCCGGGCCGAAACGACGGGCAACGCGGTGGCCCTTGCGACGAAGCCCACCTTCGACAGGATCATGGCGACCTGCCCGCATGCGCAGCTTGTCACCCACGGGCCCGACGTTGGCCTGCCTTCCGGGCAAATGGGCAACTCCGAGGTCGGGCACACGAATATCGGCGCCGGCCGGATCGTGGCGATGGACCTCGGCCAGATCGACCTCGCCATCGAGGACAGGAGCTTCTTCTCCAACGCCGCCATCACCGCCTTCATCCACACGCTCAAGGCAGATGGCGGCACCGCGCATCTGATGGGCGTGATCTCCGACGGCGGCGTGCACGGGCATATCGACCATGTTCTGGCGGCCTGCGATGTGGTGACGAAGGCCGGCGTTCCGGTCGCGCTCCATGCCGTGACCGATGGCCGCGACGTGCCGCCGCAATCGGCCGACCGCTTCGCCGCCGACCTGATGAAGCGCCTGCCCAAGGGCGCGACTGTGGCCACCGTCACGGGCCGCTACTTCGCGATGGACCGCGACAACCGGTGGGAACGGGTCTCGCGCGCCTACGCCGCGATGGTGCGAGGCGACGGCGTCCCCTCCGCCTCCGCCACCGACGCGGTGGCCGAGGCCTATGCGCGCGGCGAGACGGATGAATTCATCCAGCCCACGGTGATCGGCGACTACAAGGGGGCGAAGGGCGGCGACGGGTTCTTCTGCCTCAACTTCCGCGCCGACCGGGCGCGCGAAATCCTGCTCGCCGTTGGCGAGGACGAGTTCGAGGGCTTCGACCGGGGCGCCCGCCCGCATTGGGCGGCCCTTCTCGGCATGGTCGATTACTCGAAGACTCACGACGCCTTCATGGCCGCCGCCTATCCCAAGCGTCCGGTCGTCAACACGCTCGGCGCCTGGGTGGCCTCGCATGGGCTGACCCAGTTCCGGCTCGCCGAGACCGAGAAATATCCCCATGTCACCTTCTTCCTGAACGGCGGCAAGGAAGCGCCCGAGGTGGGAGAGGACCGCTACATGGCTCCGTCCCCAAAGGTGGCGACCTATGATCTGAAACCCGAAATGTCGGCCAGAGAGGTCACCGACCACTTCGTCGCGGCGATCGAAAAGGGCTATGACCTCATCGTCACGAACTACGCCAATCCCGACATGGTCGGCCATACCGGCGTCCTCGAAGCCGGCATCGCGGCGGTGGAGGAGGTGGACCGTGGCCTGGCCCGCGTTGTTGCCGCCCTCGAAAAGGCCGGGGGCGCGATGATCGTGACCGCGGATCACGGCAATTGCGAAACGATGATCGACCCGGAGACGGGCGGTCCACACACCGCGCATACGACAAACCCGGTGCCGGTAATTCTCGTCGGCGGGCCAGAGGGCGCGACGCTCCGCAATGGCCGCCTCGCCGATCTCGCGCCGACGCTTCTCGATCTCATGGGATTGCCGCTGCCGCCCGAGATGACCGGGCGAAGCCTGATCGGCCGGGTATGA
- a CDS encoding SPFH domain-containing protein, which yields MDFGQVIGELIGGNGVLLALAIFIILCVMLGVRIVPQSEKHVVERFGRLRAVLGPGINFIVPFLDRVAHKISILERQLPNALQDAITADNVLVKVETSVFYRITEPEKTVYRIRDVDGAIATTVAGIVRSEIGKMELDQVQSNRSELIGKVREQVAAMVDDWGIEVTRAEVLDVNLDEATRAAMLQQLNAERARRAQVTEAEGKKRSVELAADADLYAAEQRAKARRISADAEAYATQVVAVAIKENGIEAAQYQVALKQVEALTAVGQGAGKQTVIVPAQALEAFGDAFKMLKGRA from the coding sequence ATGGATTTCGGACAAGTAATCGGAGAGCTGATCGGCGGGAACGGGGTGCTGCTGGCACTCGCCATCTTCATCATCCTATGCGTCATGCTCGGCGTGCGGATCGTGCCGCAGTCGGAGAAGCACGTGGTGGAACGGTTCGGGCGGTTGCGCGCGGTGCTCGGGCCGGGGATCAACTTCATCGTGCCGTTCCTCGACCGGGTGGCGCACAAGATCTCGATCCTGGAGCGGCAGTTGCCCAACGCGTTGCAGGATGCGATCACGGCGGACAACGTGCTGGTGAAGGTGGAGACCTCGGTGTTCTACCGCATCACCGAGCCGGAAAAGACCGTCTACCGGATCCGCGACGTAGATGGGGCGATTGCCACGACGGTTGCCGGCATCGTGCGGTCGGAGATCGGCAAGATGGAACTGGACCAGGTGCAGTCGAACCGATCGGAGCTGATCGGCAAGGTGCGCGAGCAGGTCGCGGCGATGGTCGATGACTGGGGGATCGAGGTGACGCGGGCGGAGGTGCTGGACGTCAACCTTGACGAGGCGACGCGGGCGGCGATGCTGCAGCAGTTGAACGCCGAGAGGGCACGGCGGGCGCAGGTGACCGAGGCCGAAGGCAAGAAGCGGTCGGTGGAGCTTGCAGCCGACGCGGATCTGTACGCGGCCGAGCAGCGGGCGAAGGCGCGGCGCATCTCGGCGGATGCGGAGGCCTATGCGACGCAGGTCGTGGCCGTGGCGATCAAGGAGAACGGAATCGAGGCGGCGCAGTACCAGGTCGCATTGAAGCAGGTCGAGGCGCTCACGGCCGTGGGCCAGGGCGCCGGCAAGCAGACGGTGATCGTGCCGGCGCAGGCGCTTGAGGCCTTTGGCGATGCCTTCAAGATGCTGAAGGGGCGGGCCTGA
- a CDS encoding S41 family peptidase, whose amino-acid sequence MRKFLMAALGGTVAGVVLTTQVAGPLVAQEAGKSSTVYEQLDLFGDIFERIRSQYVEPVDEGKLIEAAINGMLTSLDPHSSYLAADAFADMRVQTRGEFGGLGIEVTQEEGFIKVVSPIDGTPAAEAGIQAGDFITHVDGESVLGLTLDQAVDKMRGPVGSEIIITVAREGTDEPFDVSIIRDTIKLTAARARLEGNTVVLRVTTFNDQTYDNMADGLKKSVADAGGIDKVNGFVLDLRNNPGGLLTQAIAVSDAFLDKGEIVSTRGRNPQDSERFNAEPGDLTEGKPMVVLINGGSASASEIVTGALQDHRRAIVVGTKSFGKGSVQTVIPLRGEGAMRLTTARYYTPSGRSIQALGISPDIVVEQPKPAPATEEEEPASAASRSRSEADLRGAITNDTMTEDEKRVWEEEQTKAEESAKLRLEDYQLAYAIDILKGLSAIAAAE is encoded by the coding sequence ATGCGGAAATTCTTGATGGCCGCCCTCGGCGGCACAGTGGCCGGCGTGGTGCTGACGACGCAGGTGGCAGGCCCCCTCGTCGCGCAGGAGGCCGGCAAATCCTCCACCGTTTACGAACAGCTCGACCTCTTCGGCGATATCTTCGAGCGGATCCGAAGCCAGTATGTCGAGCCAGTGGATGAGGGCAAGCTGATCGAGGCCGCGATCAACGGGATGCTGACGTCGCTCGACCCGCATTCGAGCTACCTTGCCGCCGACGCCTTCGCCGACATGCGGGTGCAGACCCGTGGCGAGTTCGGCGGTCTCGGGATCGAGGTCACCCAGGAAGAGGGCTTCATCAAGGTGGTGTCGCCCATCGACGGCACCCCGGCGGCAGAGGCGGGGATCCAGGCCGGCGACTTCATCACGCATGTCGACGGCGAAAGCGTGCTCGGCCTCACGCTCGACCAGGCGGTCGACAAGATGCGCGGGCCGGTCGGCTCCGAGATCATCATCACCGTCGCCCGCGAGGGCACCGACGAACCCTTCGACGTGTCGATCATCCGCGACACGATCAAGCTCACCGCCGCGCGCGCGCGTCTCGAAGGCAACACGGTCGTGCTGCGCGTGACGACGTTCAACGACCAGACCTACGACAACATGGCCGACGGGCTGAAGAAATCCGTTGCCGATGCCGGCGGGATCGACAAGGTCAACGGCTTCGTCCTCGACCTGCGCAACAATCCGGGCGGTCTGCTGACCCAGGCCATCGCCGTCTCCGACGCGTTCCTCGACAAGGGAGAGATCGTTTCGACCCGTGGCCGCAATCCGCAGGACAGCGAACGCTTCAACGCCGAACCGGGCGACCTGACCGAAGGCAAGCCGATGGTCGTTCTCATCAACGGCGGCTCCGCCTCGGCCTCGGAAATCGTCACCGGCGCGCTTCAGGACCACCGCCGCGCCATCGTCGTCGGCACCAAGTCGTTCGGCAAGGGCTCGGTCCAGACCGTGATCCCGCTCAGGGGCGAGGGCGCCATGCGGCTGACCACGGCGCGCTATTACACGCCGTCGGGACGGTCGATCCAGGCGCTCGGCATTTCGCCGGACATCGTCGTCGAACAGCCGAAACCGGCCCCCGCCACCGAGGAGGAAGAACCTGCCTCGGCCGCGAGCCGGTCGCGCTCCGAGGCTGATCTGCGCGGCGCGATCACCAACGACACGATGACCGAGGACGAAAAGCGGGTCTGGGAAGAAGAACAGACAAAGGCCGAGGAATCCGCGAAACTGCGGCTGGAGGACTACCAGCTCGCCTATGCGATCGACATCCTCAAGGGTCTTTCCGCCATCGCCGCCGCCGAATGA
- a CDS encoding NfeD family protein: MLFWQEWWVWMIAGAVLAILEIMIPGFILLGFAVGAALTGLLLWLGVLGGSLAALVLVFAVASLVAWLVLRRVVGVRHGQVKVWNRDINDN, translated from the coding sequence ATGCTTTTCTGGCAGGAATGGTGGGTCTGGATGATCGCTGGCGCGGTGCTCGCGATCCTCGAGATCATGATCCCCGGTTTCATCCTCCTCGGTTTCGCGGTTGGCGCGGCGCTGACCGGGCTTTTGCTGTGGCTCGGTGTCCTTGGCGGATCGCTCGCGGCGCTTGTCCTCGTCTTCGCGGTGGCCTCGCTCGTCGCCTGGCTGGTGCTGCGCCGGGTCGTCGGCGTGCGGCACGGGCAGGTGAAAGTCTGGAACCGCGACATCAATGACAACTGA
- a CDS encoding peptidase S41 — protein MSFHMDAELIEDIVLRRDQAFRDIGPDMVRDRLGALRDAARKGNLDLFLLAAMRLLALPRNGHTRLIPNAAIAVHPLRFVAIGAGIYLTTAPAGLSGFLDMRLVAVNGRPVDAFLAGAEPMLAGNAQRRRVIGALLLVWPAALGELTGCGPDAGARYDFRDSEGGIVELRVARDRTVPAMDLYPVSEKGGLEPAIRRPHGFATADEIGHRAIRVSLRDFYDPEGGALEAGLARVAQAVIAAPDRNLVFDLRGNPGGDFLKTVPFLRTVREAWRGERCAVLVDKFTFSAAIVCAALLKDMFGAALSIVGEGMGDDLRFFAEGGTVDLAESRAAMRYSTAFHDWETGVAVSSTPEEIARHLVAAGDLRPDPAVDITAADLRQGRDPQLAAAVKAIS, from the coding sequence ATGTCCTTTCACATGGATGCGGAGCTGATCGAGGATATCGTGCTTCGGCGCGACCAGGCGTTTCGCGATATTGGTCCCGACATGGTGCGGGACAGGCTCGGCGCACTCCGCGATGCGGCCCGCAAAGGAAACCTCGATCTTTTTCTTCTCGCCGCGATGCGCCTTCTGGCCCTTCCCCGGAACGGCCATACCCGCCTGATCCCGAATGCCGCCATCGCGGTTCACCCGCTGCGTTTTGTCGCCATCGGTGCCGGAATCTACCTGACGACGGCACCGGCCGGCCTCTCGGGGTTTCTCGACATGCGGCTGGTCGCCGTCAACGGAAGGCCCGTCGACGCCTTCCTTGCCGGTGCGGAGCCGATGCTCGCCGGCAATGCGCAGCGGCGGCGTGTGATCGGGGCGTTGCTCCTCGTCTGGCCGGCGGCGCTGGGGGAACTGACCGGGTGCGGCCCTGACGCTGGTGCGAGATATGATTTCCGCGACAGCGAAGGCGGTATCGTTGAACTGAGGGTGGCCCGTGATCGCACTGTTCCGGCGATGGATCTTTATCCCGTCAGCGAGAAGGGTGGCCTGGAGCCCGCCATCCGACGGCCGCACGGCTTTGCGACGGCGGACGAGATCGGCCATCGGGCGATCCGCGTTTCGCTTCGAGACTTCTACGATCCCGAAGGCGGTGCGCTTGAGGCCGGGCTGGCGCGTGTCGCGCAGGCCGTCATCGCCGCGCCTGATCGCAACCTCGTTTTCGACCTTCGCGGCAATCCGGGCGGAGATTTCCTGAAGACGGTCCCGTTCCTGCGCACGGTCAGGGAGGCGTGGCGGGGCGAGCGTTGCGCCGTTTTGGTCGACAAGTTCACCTTTTCGGCCGCGATCGTCTGCGCCGCCCTCCTGAAAGACATGTTCGGTGCGGCACTGAGCATTGTCGGCGAGGGAATGGGCGACGACCTGCGCTTTTTCGCCGAGGGCGGGACGGTCGACCTGGCGGAATCGAGGGCGGCAATGCGCTACTCGACCGCCTTTCACGACTGGGAAACCGGCGTCGCCGTGTCGTCCACCCCTGAGGAGATCGCTCGGCATCTTGTGGCTGCGGGCGACCTGCGACCGGACCCTGCGGTCGATATCACCGCCGCCGATCTTCGTCAGGGCCGCGATCCGCAACTTGCGGCCGCCGTGAAGGCGATATCGTGA